The genomic window AAGAGAAAGAATTGCAAACCGCAGTAACGGCATTAAGTAAATTAACTGAAGGTGCTGTACATATTTCTATTGGTAAAAAGGATAATTCCCCTTTATCAGGACTTCAAAATGCAGTAATTCATAAAGTAAGCGGTCAGCATCCGGCAGGTAATGTAGGAGTGCAGATTGGTAAAATAGATCCGATTAATAAAGGGGAAACCGTCTGGGTCGTACAACCACAGGATTTAGTTATTATCGGAGAACTATTATTGACTGGTAAGTTTAATGCGGAGCGTATTGTTGCCGTTGCTGGTTCTTCTATTAAAAAACCACAATATTATAAAGCTAAGATTGGAGCGGAAGTTGCTACAATGATCTATGATGCTGGGGTCAATGAAAATAATATTCGGGTGATCAGCGGCGATGTATTGACCGGAGTTAATGTAAAACCGGATGGATATTTGGGCTTTTATAACAACCTGATTTCAGTAATCCCCGAAGGTAATGATTATGAATTTTTTGGATGGAATAAACCGGTTTTTGATAAGGTGTCCGTAACCCGGTCACTTACTTTTTCCTGGTTGATGCCTAATAAAAAATATAAACTGGATACGAATACAAACGGAGAACACCGGGCTTTTGTAATTACAGGGATTTATGAAGATGTATTTCCTATGGATATCTATCCTTTACAATTGTTAAAAGCATGTCTGGTAAGTGATCTGGATGCTATGGAACAGCTGGGAATGTATGAAGTAGCGCCTGAGGATTTTGCGCTAACTGAATTTGTATGTATTTCAAAACAACCACACCAACAAATAATCAGAGAAGGTTTAGATTTAATGATAAAAGAAATAGGATAAGGTTATGGGATTGAAAGAAAAATTACATGAACTAAAACTAAAGTACCAGGACAAAAAAATGGCTCCTGCGTTTAATGCATTGCATACTTTTTTATACATGCCAAATGAGGTTACCCATTCCGGGTCACATGTTCGTGCGGTAGATGATTTAAAGCGTACGATGAATATCGTTATTGTTGCTTTGATTCCTTGTTTGATCTTTGGAATCTTTAATGCGGGGTATCAACATTATTCTGCAATAAACGGATTTCCGGAAGATTTTAAATTATTTGAACATTTTATTAATTGGGAAAACCTGGTTTTAGGTGCCTGGACGGTATTGCCTCTGGTAATTGTATCGTACGGAGTTGGACTTGCTGTTGAATTTTTATTTGCAGTTATTAAGGGTCATGAAGTAGAAGAAGGATATTTGGTTACCGGGATGTTAGTACCTTTAATCGTACCTATTGATATTCCATTATGGATGTTAGCTATTGCCGTAATTTTTGGAGTGGTGATTGGTAAAGAAGTATTCGGAGGTACCGGGATGAATATATTAAATCCTGCTTTAACTATTAGAGCCTTTTTGTTCTTTGCTTATCCTACGTGGATGTCCGGAGATAAAGTATGGGTTCATGGTGCGGTGGACCGTGCCGGAACAGCGGATGCTATTTCGGGAGAAACGATCCTGGGTGGTTTAGCACAAGGAAAAGAAATTATTGGAAATACCGCTAGCGTTGCTAACAACGCTATTGCAAAAGCAGGGGCAGCAGGTAACGAAGTGGTTTATACCGTATCCGAAGCCTTTAATGGTTTTATACCAGGTTCTGTAGGTGAGACATCTAAACTTTTAATTCTTTTAGGAGCCGCCTTTATGATTTTTACCAGGGTAGCTAGTTGGCGAATTATCTTAAGCGGATTTATCGGAGCTGCGGTAATGGGTCTTATCTTCAACGGTATTGTAGATGCCGGATGGATTACAGAAAGTAGTAAGTTTTACGGATTGATGAGTACACCATTCTGGCAACATTTAATTATCGGAAGTATTGCTTTTGGGGTAGTATTTATGGCAACCGATCCGGTATCCGGTTCGCAGACCACAAAAGGTAAATGGATTTACGGTTTTTTAATCGGATTCTTTTCCATTATGATCCGGGTTTTTAATCCTGCTTATCCGGAAGGGGTATTTCTAGCTATCTTGTTAATGAACGTATTTGCTCCGACCATTGACCATTACGTGTTACAAGGAAATATTAAGAAACGTATGAAACGTTTAAAATTAAAAACGGCATAATATTATGGCATTAGACACTAACAAAAATTCGTATACGATTATCTTTGCCATAGCAATGGTAGTGGCAGTTGGTTCTTTATTAGCCTTTACAGCATCTTCTTTAAAAAGTAGTATTGCTGCAAATAAGCGAACTGAAAAACAACAAAATATCCTTTTTACCATGGGTATTACGGATCCGGAAGATCCGGAAGCTTTTGTTCCGGCAGATCAGGCAGAAGCTTTATTCCAAAAGTATATCGGAGATGAGCAGTACATTGTAACAAATGGTGAAGCTAAAAAATCAAACGAAGCTTTTGATATTGTAGTAAAAAAAGAAGGTGACCGGGTTAAGGATGATCCGAATTATTTAAGAAAAATGCCGTTGTTTGTGGGTAAAAAAGATGGTGAAGAATATTATATTGTTCCATTACGTGGAAATGGCTTATGGGATGCTATTTGGGGTTATGTAGCCTTAGATAAAAATTTCACCGAAATCAAAGGTGCTTACTTTGATCATAAAGGAGAAACCCCTGGATTAGGTGCAAATATTGTAGAAGCATATTTCAGAGATGATTTCATCGGTGAAAAAATTGTCGATAAAGCTGGAAATTATATGGGTGTTACGGTCAAGAAAGGAAATTCAGATCCTAAAAATGACCGAAAAGATGATAATGCGGTAGATGCCTTAGCGGGTGCGACTATTACCGGAGACGGAGTAACTGCCATGATTAAAAATGGCGTTAAGATGTATCAAAACTACTTTAAAAACTTAAAAAGTTAATTATGGCTGAAGTTGCAGAACAAGAAGTAGTAAAGGTTAAAGAAACAAAAGAACCTTTATTTTCAAAAAAAAATAAAAAACTATTATCTGATCCTTTAACGGATAACAACCCGATTACCATTCAGGTGTTAGGGATTTGTTCGGCCCTTGCTATTACTGCTCAGTTGAAGCCTTCGATTGTAATGTCCATCTCGGTAATTTTTGTGTTGGGGATAGGGAATGTAGTGATTTCGCTAATGCGAAATATTATCCCTTCAAAGATTCGAATTATTGTACAATTAATTGTGGTAGCTACCTTAGTAATTATTGTAGATCAAGTATTACAGGCTTTTGCTTATTCTTTAAGTAAAGAATTATCTGTTTTTATTGGTCTGATTATTACCAACTGTATTATTATGGGACGTTTTGAAGCCTTTGCCTTAGGTAATGGACCCTGGAAATCCTTTTTGGATGGTGTAGGGAATGCTGCGGGTTATGGAGTGATATTAATCATCGTTGCCTTCTTTAGAGAGCTATTGGGAGCTGGAACTTTGTTTGGTATAAAGGTACTGGGGGATCCGATAGAAAAAACCGGACTATATGCTTTGGGATATGAAAATAATGGCTTTATGGTGTTGGCACCAATGGCTTTAATTACCGTAGGAATCCTAATTTGGATTCAACGAAGTAGGAACCCAGCTTTAATCGAAGAACATTAAAATTATTTTCAATATTATTGATCACGTTATAAATCAAACACTATGGATTATTTAGAGTTACTTTTAAAATCTATATTTATTGAAAATATGGTTTTTGCTTTCTTTCTTGGGATGTGCTCTTATTTAGCAGTTTCTAAAAAAGTATCTACGGCGGTAGGACTGGGAGCAGCAGTTATTTTTGTATTAGCTATCACGGTACCGCTTAACTTTTTACTAAATAAGTACGTGTTACAAGAAGGAGCGTTGCGATGGCTAGGACCGGAATATGCGGGGTACGATCTTAGTTTTTTGACTTTTATTTTGTTTATCGCTACGATTGCTACTATGGTACAATTAGTTGAGATTATTGTAGAAAAGTTTTCACCTTCTTTATATAATTCACTAGGTATCTTTTTACCGTTAATTGCGGTAAACTGTGCTATTTTGGGAGGTTCTTTATTTATGCAACAAAAAGAATTTGCAACCATAAGCCATGCCGCGGTATACGGAGTTGGTTCGGGAATTGGATGGTTTTTAGCGATCCTTGCGATTGCAGCTATCCGTGAGAAAATCAGATATTCAAATGTTCCTGCCCCTTTAAGAGGTTTGGGAATTACGTTTATTCTGACCGGGTTAATGGCGATCGGCTTTATGAGTTTTGGTGGAATGCTTACCGGAGATGACCCGGAAGATGAAACAGTAGCAAAAGAACAAAATACGGTCGAAGTAATTATTGACGAAGAGAGCAAAGACGTAACAAAGAAGACAGTATCAACTATTAATAAAATACAGTAAGCTATGATTTTTTTAGTGTCTACTACAGGAACTATCACTATTACTATAATTTCATTTTTAGTACTAACTTTAGTATTAGTTGGAATTTTATTATTTGCAAAAGATAAGTTGTTACCATCAGGACCGGTAAAAATTACTATCAACGGTGAAAAAGAAATTGAAGTAGCTTCCGGCGGAACTTTATTATCCACCTTAGGTAATGAAAAGATATTTTTACCTTCCGCATGTGGAGGAGGTGGAACTTGTATTCAATGTGAATGCCATGTACTGGAAGGAGGCGGTGAAGCATTGCCTACAGAAACACCACATTTCTCTCGGAAAGAATTACAACATGGTGCACGCCTTGCCTGCCAGGTAAAGGTGAAACAAGATATGAATATCGAAATTCCGGAAGAGGTATTTGGTATTAAAAAATGGGATGCGGTTGTTGTACGTAATTATAACGTAGCTTCTTTTATTAAAGAATTTGTAGTTCGTATTCCCGAGGATATGAATTATAAAGCAGGTGGGTATATTCAAATTGAAATACCTCCTTGTGTGGTAAATTATAAAGATATTGACATTACTGCCCATCCGGAAGAACATGATGTCCCAGATAAGTTCCAACAGGAATGGGATAAATTTGGGTTATGGTCATTAACCATGAAGAATACGGAAACGGTAGAACGAGCTTATTCTATGGCTTCTTATCCTGCCGAAGGTAGAGATATCATGCTAAATGTACGTATTGCTACGCCACCGTGGGATCGAGCTAAAAATGCCTGGATGGACGTAAACCCGGGAGTTGCTTCCTCCTACATTTTTAATTGTAAAGAGGGTGATAAAGTAGTTATTTCCGGTCCTTATGGAGAATTCTTTATCAATGAATCCGAAGCAGAAATGCTATACGTAGGTGGAGGTGCTGGAATGGCGCCCATGCGATCAC from Aquimarina sp. ERC-38 includes these protein-coding regions:
- a CDS encoding Na(+)-translocating NADH-quinone reductase subunit A, coding for MSKDIRIRKGLDIKLVGAAEKTLSEATRSNIYAIRPDDFHGIIPKIVAREGSEVKAGQALFHDKANAELLFPSPVSGEVVEIVRGAKRKILLIKILADKQQDFFDHGVKNLDSLSREEIISHLLSSGCWPFIKQRPYDVIANPAELPKSIFISGYATAPLATDLDFALSGKEKELQTAVTALSKLTEGAVHISIGKKDNSPLSGLQNAVIHKVSGQHPAGNVGVQIGKIDPINKGETVWVVQPQDLVIIGELLLTGKFNAERIVAVAGSSIKKPQYYKAKIGAEVATMIYDAGVNENNIRVISGDVLTGVNVKPDGYLGFYNNLISVIPEGNDYEFFGWNKPVFDKVSVTRSLTFSWLMPNKKYKLDTNTNGEHRAFVITGIYEDVFPMDIYPLQLLKACLVSDLDAMEQLGMYEVAPEDFALTEFVCISKQPHQQIIREGLDLMIKEIG
- a CDS encoding NADH:ubiquinone reductase (Na(+)-transporting) subunit B, translated to MGLKEKLHELKLKYQDKKMAPAFNALHTFLYMPNEVTHSGSHVRAVDDLKRTMNIVIVALIPCLIFGIFNAGYQHYSAINGFPEDFKLFEHFINWENLVLGAWTVLPLVIVSYGVGLAVEFLFAVIKGHEVEEGYLVTGMLVPLIVPIDIPLWMLAIAVIFGVVIGKEVFGGTGMNILNPALTIRAFLFFAYPTWMSGDKVWVHGAVDRAGTADAISGETILGGLAQGKEIIGNTASVANNAIAKAGAAGNEVVYTVSEAFNGFIPGSVGETSKLLILLGAAFMIFTRVASWRIILSGFIGAAVMGLIFNGIVDAGWITESSKFYGLMSTPFWQHLIIGSIAFGVVFMATDPVSGSQTTKGKWIYGFLIGFFSIMIRVFNPAYPEGVFLAILLMNVFAPTIDHYVLQGNIKKRMKRLKLKTA
- a CDS encoding Na(+)-translocating NADH-quinone reductase subunit C; this translates as MALDTNKNSYTIIFAIAMVVAVGSLLAFTASSLKSSIAANKRTEKQQNILFTMGITDPEDPEAFVPADQAEALFQKYIGDEQYIVTNGEAKKSNEAFDIVVKKEGDRVKDDPNYLRKMPLFVGKKDGEEYYIVPLRGNGLWDAIWGYVALDKNFTEIKGAYFDHKGETPGLGANIVEAYFRDDFIGEKIVDKAGNYMGVTVKKGNSDPKNDRKDDNAVDALAGATITGDGVTAMIKNGVKMYQNYFKNLKS
- a CDS encoding NADH:ubiquinone reductase (Na(+)-transporting) subunit D, which gives rise to MAEVAEQEVVKVKETKEPLFSKKNKKLLSDPLTDNNPITIQVLGICSALAITAQLKPSIVMSISVIFVLGIGNVVISLMRNIIPSKIRIIVQLIVVATLVIIVDQVLQAFAYSLSKELSVFIGLIITNCIIMGRFEAFALGNGPWKSFLDGVGNAAGYGVILIIVAFFRELLGAGTLFGIKVLGDPIEKTGLYALGYENNGFMVLAPMALITVGILIWIQRSRNPALIEEH
- the nqrE gene encoding NADH:ubiquinone reductase (Na(+)-transporting) subunit E, which encodes MDYLELLLKSIFIENMVFAFFLGMCSYLAVSKKVSTAVGLGAAVIFVLAITVPLNFLLNKYVLQEGALRWLGPEYAGYDLSFLTFILFIATIATMVQLVEIIVEKFSPSLYNSLGIFLPLIAVNCAILGGSLFMQQKEFATISHAAVYGVGSGIGWFLAILAIAAIREKIRYSNVPAPLRGLGITFILTGLMAIGFMSFGGMLTGDDPEDETVAKEQNTVEVIIDEESKDVTKKTVSTINKIQ
- the nqrF gene encoding NADH:ubiquinone reductase (Na(+)-transporting) subunit F, encoding MIFLVSTTGTITITIISFLVLTLVLVGILLFAKDKLLPSGPVKITINGEKEIEVASGGTLLSTLGNEKIFLPSACGGGGTCIQCECHVLEGGGEALPTETPHFSRKELQHGARLACQVKVKQDMNIEIPEEVFGIKKWDAVVVRNYNVASFIKEFVVRIPEDMNYKAGGYIQIEIPPCVVNYKDIDITAHPEEHDVPDKFQQEWDKFGLWSLTMKNTETVERAYSMASYPAEGRDIMLNVRIATPPWDRAKNAWMDVNPGVASSYIFNCKEGDKVVISGPYGEFFINESEAEMLYVGGGAGMAPMRSHLYHLFKTLETGRKVTYWYGGRSKRELFYLEHFYELDRKFDNFNFYLALSEPLEEDNWKVKKDLDDEGDGFVGFVHNCVIDNYLSKHDSPEDIELYFCGPPLMNKAVQKMGEDFGIPDENIRFDDFGG